The Girardinichthys multiradiatus isolate DD_20200921_A chromosome 24, DD_fGirMul_XY1, whole genome shotgun sequence genome has a window encoding:
- the LOC124861734 gene encoding CD59 glycoprotein-like has translation MKCSLVICLLVCFSLVGFGSAIRCYSCKDYTGSCTKQRDCSYDDACLTLNERGGMTFRQCMKYSDCEKNRLSQMFPQVSSFYFKCCDSDLCNSAPSCAASSLIGLLASVLVMWWCVH, from the exons ATGAAGTGCTCCCTGGTGatctgcctgctcgtctgcttCTCTCTGGTTGGATTTG GATCAGCCATCCGCTGCTACAGCTGTAAGGACTACACCGGTAGCTGCACCAAACAAAGAGACTGCAGCTACGACGACGCATGCCTCACGCTCAACGAAAGAG GTGGGATGACCTTTCGTCAGTGTATGAAGTACTCTGACTGTGAGAAGAACCGCCTGTCTCAGATGTTCCCCCAG GTGTCCAGCTTCTACTTCAAGTGCTGTGACTCTGACCTGTGTAACTCCGCCCCCTCCTGTGCAGCCAGCTCTCTGATTGGTCTGCTGGCCTCCGTGCTGGTCATGTGGTGGTGTGTCCACTGA
- the LOC124861732 gene encoding sorting nexin-9-like isoform X2, producing the protein MAVKALVLYDFSAEPGNNELSVREGETVTIVDQAVGGGWIAAQNSSGQTGLVPEGYLQIGGGGDGESRSGGGACVRKGEGWDTQAYEQSPPAVEDDDGEWDDDWDDQSVSSYHGNGPTEEAGTSGWSTHGHSVKISLNKFPFSKGPSPEVFLLTSPPGNDRDSLPVYMGEVGPVWLYPMSALDCIIADPKKESKLYGLKSFIEYQITPNTTNRPVNHRYKHFDWLYERLLEKFGSLLPIPSLPDKQVTGRFDEDFIRIRMERLQAWMTRMCRHPVVSQSEVFQLFLTYKDERDWKSGKRKAEKDETVGPMMFSLVEPDAAELDVAQVEQKCEHYSRFTKSMDDGVRELLNVGHTHWKRCTGPLPKEYERIGQAFKNLSTVFNSSKYPGEETLTNALTAAGKTYEEIAQIVAQQPQKDLHFLLETNSEYKGLLGCFPEIICVHKAAVEKVKEADRLVSAGRISSSDKKLMNQRLSCMNYSLQAEMNHFHSNRIYDYNRVLQFYLEQQVAFYQQITDKLREALSHFTTL; encoded by the exons ATGGCTGTGAAG gCTCTGGTTCTGTATGACTTCTCAGCTGAACCTGGAAACAACGAGCTGTCAGTCAGAGAGGGAGAGACGGTGACGATCGTCGACCAG GCTGTGGGAGGAGGCTGGATCGCAGCTCAGAACTCCAGCGGACAGACTGGGCTGGTACCTGAAGGGTATTTACAG ATTGGTGGTGGAGGAGACGGAGAATCCAggtcagggggcggggcttgcGTCAGGAAAGGCGAGGGATGGGACACTCAAGCTTATGAACAGTCCCCTCCAG CTGTGGAGGATGATGACGGTGAGTGGGACGACGACTGGGATGACCAATCGGTCAGCAGTTACCATGGAAACGGCCCCACGGAGGAGGCCGGGACCTCAGGATGGAGTACCCATGGACACTCCGTCAAGATCTCCCTCAACAA GTTCCCATTCTCCAAAGGACCGAGCCCAGAAGTCTTCCTATTGACCAGTCCGCCTGGGAACGACAGAGACAGCCTTCCTGTCTAT ATGGGGGAGGTGGGACCAGTCTGGCTTTACCCCATGTCTGCTCTGGACTGCATCATCGCTGATCCAAAGAAAGAGTCCAAACTATATGGACTGAAGAGCTTCATTGAGTACCAGATCACTCCCAAT ACCACCAACAGACCAGTCAATCATCGCTACAAGCACTTTGATTGGCTGTATGAGCGTCTGCTAGAGAAGTTTGGCTCCTTGCTGCCAATCCCCTCCCTGCCTGACAAACAAGTGACAG GTAGGTTTGATGAGGACTTCATCAGGATAAGGATGGAGCGCTTGCAGGCCTGGATGACTCGGATGTGTCGCCACCCCGTGGTCTCTCAGAGTGAAGTCTTCCAGCTCTTCCTCACCTACAAGGATGAGAGG GACTGGAAATCTGGGAAAAGAAAGGCGGAGAAAGATGAGACAGTGGGTCCGATGATGTTCAGCCTGGTTGAACCTGATGCTGCAGAGCTGGATGTGGCCCAAGT GGAACAGAAGTGTGAGCACTACAGTCGGTTTACCAAGTCTATGGACGATGGAGTCAGAGAACTGCTGAACGTCGGACACACACATTGGAAACGCTGCACTGGAC CTCTGCCTAAAGAGTAcgagcggattggtcaagcctTCAAGAACCTCTCGACTGTGTTCAACAGCAGCAAGTATCCAG GAGAGGAGACGCTGACGAACGCATTGACAGCAGCTGGAAAAACATATGAGGAGATCGCTCAGATCGTTGCGCAACAG CCACAGAAAGATCTCCACTTCTTGCTGGAGACCAACAGCGAATATAAAGGCTTGCTGGGATGCTTCCCTGAAATAATCTGTGTACACAAG GCTGCAGTGGAGAAGGTGAAGGAAGCCGATCGTCTGGTTTCTGCAGGAAGGATCAGCAGCAGCGACAAGAAGCTCATGAACCAGCGCCTCAGCTGCATGAACTACTCCCTGCAAG CTGAGATGAACCATTTCCACAGCAACCGGATCTATGACTACAACCGAGTATTGCAGTTCTACCTGGAGCAACAGGTGGCCTTCTACCAACAG ATTACAGACAAGCTGAGAGAAGCTCTCAGTCATTTCACCACCCTGTGA
- the LOC124861732 gene encoding sorting nexin-9-like isoform X1 encodes MAVKALVLYDFSAEPGNNELSVREGETVTIVDQAVGGGWIAAQNSSGQTGLVPEGYLQIGGGGDGESRSGGGACVRKGEGWDTQAYEQSPPAAVEDDDGEWDDDWDDQSVSSYHGNGPTEEAGTSGWSTHGHSVKISLNKFPFSKGPSPEVFLLTSPPGNDRDSLPVYMGEVGPVWLYPMSALDCIIADPKKESKLYGLKSFIEYQITPNTTNRPVNHRYKHFDWLYERLLEKFGSLLPIPSLPDKQVTGRFDEDFIRIRMERLQAWMTRMCRHPVVSQSEVFQLFLTYKDERDWKSGKRKAEKDETVGPMMFSLVEPDAAELDVAQVEQKCEHYSRFTKSMDDGVRELLNVGHTHWKRCTGPLPKEYERIGQAFKNLSTVFNSSKYPGEETLTNALTAAGKTYEEIAQIVAQQPQKDLHFLLETNSEYKGLLGCFPEIICVHKAAVEKVKEADRLVSAGRISSSDKKLMNQRLSCMNYSLQAEMNHFHSNRIYDYNRVLQFYLEQQVAFYQQITDKLREALSHFTTL; translated from the exons ATGGCTGTGAAG gCTCTGGTTCTGTATGACTTCTCAGCTGAACCTGGAAACAACGAGCTGTCAGTCAGAGAGGGAGAGACGGTGACGATCGTCGACCAG GCTGTGGGAGGAGGCTGGATCGCAGCTCAGAACTCCAGCGGACAGACTGGGCTGGTACCTGAAGGGTATTTACAG ATTGGTGGTGGAGGAGACGGAGAATCCAggtcagggggcggggcttgcGTCAGGAAAGGCGAGGGATGGGACACTCAAGCTTATGAACAGTCCCCTCCAG CAGCTGTGGAGGATGATGACGGTGAGTGGGACGACGACTGGGATGACCAATCGGTCAGCAGTTACCATGGAAACGGCCCCACGGAGGAGGCCGGGACCTCAGGATGGAGTACCCATGGACACTCCGTCAAGATCTCCCTCAACAA GTTCCCATTCTCCAAAGGACCGAGCCCAGAAGTCTTCCTATTGACCAGTCCGCCTGGGAACGACAGAGACAGCCTTCCTGTCTAT ATGGGGGAGGTGGGACCAGTCTGGCTTTACCCCATGTCTGCTCTGGACTGCATCATCGCTGATCCAAAGAAAGAGTCCAAACTATATGGACTGAAGAGCTTCATTGAGTACCAGATCACTCCCAAT ACCACCAACAGACCAGTCAATCATCGCTACAAGCACTTTGATTGGCTGTATGAGCGTCTGCTAGAGAAGTTTGGCTCCTTGCTGCCAATCCCCTCCCTGCCTGACAAACAAGTGACAG GTAGGTTTGATGAGGACTTCATCAGGATAAGGATGGAGCGCTTGCAGGCCTGGATGACTCGGATGTGTCGCCACCCCGTGGTCTCTCAGAGTGAAGTCTTCCAGCTCTTCCTCACCTACAAGGATGAGAGG GACTGGAAATCTGGGAAAAGAAAGGCGGAGAAAGATGAGACAGTGGGTCCGATGATGTTCAGCCTGGTTGAACCTGATGCTGCAGAGCTGGATGTGGCCCAAGT GGAACAGAAGTGTGAGCACTACAGTCGGTTTACCAAGTCTATGGACGATGGAGTCAGAGAACTGCTGAACGTCGGACACACACATTGGAAACGCTGCACTGGAC CTCTGCCTAAAGAGTAcgagcggattggtcaagcctTCAAGAACCTCTCGACTGTGTTCAACAGCAGCAAGTATCCAG GAGAGGAGACGCTGACGAACGCATTGACAGCAGCTGGAAAAACATATGAGGAGATCGCTCAGATCGTTGCGCAACAG CCACAGAAAGATCTCCACTTCTTGCTGGAGACCAACAGCGAATATAAAGGCTTGCTGGGATGCTTCCCTGAAATAATCTGTGTACACAAG GCTGCAGTGGAGAAGGTGAAGGAAGCCGATCGTCTGGTTTCTGCAGGAAGGATCAGCAGCAGCGACAAGAAGCTCATGAACCAGCGCCTCAGCTGCATGAACTACTCCCTGCAAG CTGAGATGAACCATTTCCACAGCAACCGGATCTATGACTACAACCGAGTATTGCAGTTCTACCTGGAGCAACAGGTGGCCTTCTACCAACAG ATTACAGACAAGCTGAGAGAAGCTCTCAGTCATTTCACCACCCTGTGA
- the LOC124861732 gene encoding sorting nexin-9-like isoform X3 has translation MKALVLYDFSAEPGNNELSVREGETVTIVDQAVGGGWIAAQNSSGQTGLVPEGYLQIGGGGDGESRSGGGACVRKGEGWDTQAYEQSPPAAVEDDDGEWDDDWDDQSVSSYHGNGPTEEAGTSGWSTHGHSVKISLNKFPFSKGPSPEVFLLTSPPGNDRDSLPVYMGEVGPVWLYPMSALDCIIADPKKESKLYGLKSFIEYQITPNTTNRPVNHRYKHFDWLYERLLEKFGSLLPIPSLPDKQVTGRFDEDFIRIRMERLQAWMTRMCRHPVVSQSEVFQLFLTYKDERDWKSGKRKAEKDETVGPMMFSLVEPDAAELDVAQVEQKCEHYSRFTKSMDDGVRELLNVGHTHWKRCTGPLPKEYERIGQAFKNLSTVFNSSKYPGEETLTNALTAAGKTYEEIAQIVAQQPQKDLHFLLETNSEYKGLLGCFPEIICVHKAAVEKVKEADRLVSAGRISSSDKKLMNQRLSCMNYSLQAEMNHFHSNRIYDYNRVLQFYLEQQVAFYQQITDKLREALSHFTTL, from the exons ATGAAG gCTCTGGTTCTGTATGACTTCTCAGCTGAACCTGGAAACAACGAGCTGTCAGTCAGAGAGGGAGAGACGGTGACGATCGTCGACCAG GCTGTGGGAGGAGGCTGGATCGCAGCTCAGAACTCCAGCGGACAGACTGGGCTGGTACCTGAAGGGTATTTACAG ATTGGTGGTGGAGGAGACGGAGAATCCAggtcagggggcggggcttgcGTCAGGAAAGGCGAGGGATGGGACACTCAAGCTTATGAACAGTCCCCTCCAG CAGCTGTGGAGGATGATGACGGTGAGTGGGACGACGACTGGGATGACCAATCGGTCAGCAGTTACCATGGAAACGGCCCCACGGAGGAGGCCGGGACCTCAGGATGGAGTACCCATGGACACTCCGTCAAGATCTCCCTCAACAA GTTCCCATTCTCCAAAGGACCGAGCCCAGAAGTCTTCCTATTGACCAGTCCGCCTGGGAACGACAGAGACAGCCTTCCTGTCTAT ATGGGGGAGGTGGGACCAGTCTGGCTTTACCCCATGTCTGCTCTGGACTGCATCATCGCTGATCCAAAGAAAGAGTCCAAACTATATGGACTGAAGAGCTTCATTGAGTACCAGATCACTCCCAAT ACCACCAACAGACCAGTCAATCATCGCTACAAGCACTTTGATTGGCTGTATGAGCGTCTGCTAGAGAAGTTTGGCTCCTTGCTGCCAATCCCCTCCCTGCCTGACAAACAAGTGACAG GTAGGTTTGATGAGGACTTCATCAGGATAAGGATGGAGCGCTTGCAGGCCTGGATGACTCGGATGTGTCGCCACCCCGTGGTCTCTCAGAGTGAAGTCTTCCAGCTCTTCCTCACCTACAAGGATGAGAGG GACTGGAAATCTGGGAAAAGAAAGGCGGAGAAAGATGAGACAGTGGGTCCGATGATGTTCAGCCTGGTTGAACCTGATGCTGCAGAGCTGGATGTGGCCCAAGT GGAACAGAAGTGTGAGCACTACAGTCGGTTTACCAAGTCTATGGACGATGGAGTCAGAGAACTGCTGAACGTCGGACACACACATTGGAAACGCTGCACTGGAC CTCTGCCTAAAGAGTAcgagcggattggtcaagcctTCAAGAACCTCTCGACTGTGTTCAACAGCAGCAAGTATCCAG GAGAGGAGACGCTGACGAACGCATTGACAGCAGCTGGAAAAACATATGAGGAGATCGCTCAGATCGTTGCGCAACAG CCACAGAAAGATCTCCACTTCTTGCTGGAGACCAACAGCGAATATAAAGGCTTGCTGGGATGCTTCCCTGAAATAATCTGTGTACACAAG GCTGCAGTGGAGAAGGTGAAGGAAGCCGATCGTCTGGTTTCTGCAGGAAGGATCAGCAGCAGCGACAAGAAGCTCATGAACCAGCGCCTCAGCTGCATGAACTACTCCCTGCAAG CTGAGATGAACCATTTCCACAGCAACCGGATCTATGACTACAACCGAGTATTGCAGTTCTACCTGGAGCAACAGGTGGCCTTCTACCAACAG ATTACAGACAAGCTGAGAGAAGCTCTCAGTCATTTCACCACCCTGTGA
- the LOC124861276 gene encoding atypical chemokine receptor 3-like isoform X1 gives MVTASSWKLSMMSVSTSDLSELVELWEELNLTAAPSNLSRVETLMCSGAISHATLLHFLSIFYIFIFLVGLASNVLVFWVNLCPDRNRYQSHLYVVNLAVADLCVVLTLPVWATSLLQGGLWPFGEAVCKVTHLVFGVNLFSSIFFLTCMSVDNYLSITLLPGALSSSRRKMLQQLICALVWLLALVASIPDTYFLQAVRSPYRDGTVCRPVYPSENPRDWIVGVQLSFFVLGFAIPFPIIAIFYLLLAASIAPNPDQEYRIGRRIVLSYVLVFLVCWLPFHAVLLLDTLTLLNVLPFTCRLESFLDVALHLTQCFSLVHCCVNPILYNFLHRNYSYDLMKAFIFQYSARTGLARLIDSSQTSETENSVVMLDHNDPI, from the exons ATGGTTACTGCCAGCAG CTGGAAACTCTCTATGATGAGTGTAAGCACCAGTGACCTCTCTGAGCTGGTGGAGCTGTGGGAGGAGCTGAACCTGACTGCCGCCCCGTCCAATCTGTCTCGAGTGGAGACCTTGATGTGTTCTGGTGCCATCAGCCACGCCACACTTCTCCACTTTCTCTCCATCTTCTATATCTTCATCTTCCTGGTGGGTCTGGCCTCCAATGTCCTGGTGTTCTGGGTGAACCTGTGTCCTGACAGGAACCGGTACCAGTCTCACCTGTACGTGGTGAACCTTGCGGTGGCTGACCTGTGCGTGGTGCTGACCCTACCGGTCTGGGCGACATCTCTGCTGCAGGGCGGACTCTGGCCGTTTGGAGAGGCTGTCTGCAAAGTCACCCATCTGGTGTTTGGCGTCAACCTGTTCAGCAGCATCTTCTTCCTCACCTGCATGAGCGTTGACAACTACCTGTCCATCACTCTGCTCCCCGGTGCCCTCAGCAGCAGTAGGAGAAAGATGCTGCAGCAGCTGATCTGTGCTCTGGTCTGGCTGCTGGCGTTGGTGGCGTCCATCCCTGACACCTACTTCCTGCAGGCTGTAAGGTCTCCTTACCGTGACGGCACCGTGTGTCGACCCGTGTACCCGTCAGAAAACCCCAGGGACTGGATAGTGGGAGTCCAGCTCAGCTTCTTCGTGCTTGGCTTTGCCATCCCCTTTCCAATCATCGCCATCTTCTACCTTCTCCTGGCAGCATCCATTGCTCCCAACCCGGACCAGGAGTACAGGATCGGCCGGCGGATTGTCCTGTCCTATGTCCTGGTGTTCCTGGTTTGCTGGCTGCCGTTCCACGCTGTCCTGCTGTTGGACACTCTGACTCTGCTGAACGTCCTGCCCTTCACCTGCCGGCTGGAGAGCTTCCTGGATGTGGCGCTGCACCTGACGCAGTGCTTCTCTTTGGTGCACTGCTGCGTGAACCCCATCCTGTACAACTTCTTGCACCGAAACTACAGTTATGACCTTATGAAGGCCTTCATCTTCCAGTACTCAGCCAGAACTGGGCTGGCTAGGCTCATCGACAGCTCACAGACCTCAGAGACTGAGAACTCTGTAGTAATGCTGGACCACAATGATCCGATCTGA
- the LOC124861276 gene encoding atypical chemokine receptor 3-like isoform X2 — protein MMSVSTSDLSELVELWEELNLTAAPSNLSRVETLMCSGAISHATLLHFLSIFYIFIFLVGLASNVLVFWVNLCPDRNRYQSHLYVVNLAVADLCVVLTLPVWATSLLQGGLWPFGEAVCKVTHLVFGVNLFSSIFFLTCMSVDNYLSITLLPGALSSSRRKMLQQLICALVWLLALVASIPDTYFLQAVRSPYRDGTVCRPVYPSENPRDWIVGVQLSFFVLGFAIPFPIIAIFYLLLAASIAPNPDQEYRIGRRIVLSYVLVFLVCWLPFHAVLLLDTLTLLNVLPFTCRLESFLDVALHLTQCFSLVHCCVNPILYNFLHRNYSYDLMKAFIFQYSARTGLARLIDSSQTSETENSVVMLDHNDPI, from the coding sequence ATGATGAGTGTAAGCACCAGTGACCTCTCTGAGCTGGTGGAGCTGTGGGAGGAGCTGAACCTGACTGCCGCCCCGTCCAATCTGTCTCGAGTGGAGACCTTGATGTGTTCTGGTGCCATCAGCCACGCCACACTTCTCCACTTTCTCTCCATCTTCTATATCTTCATCTTCCTGGTGGGTCTGGCCTCCAATGTCCTGGTGTTCTGGGTGAACCTGTGTCCTGACAGGAACCGGTACCAGTCTCACCTGTACGTGGTGAACCTTGCGGTGGCTGACCTGTGCGTGGTGCTGACCCTACCGGTCTGGGCGACATCTCTGCTGCAGGGCGGACTCTGGCCGTTTGGAGAGGCTGTCTGCAAAGTCACCCATCTGGTGTTTGGCGTCAACCTGTTCAGCAGCATCTTCTTCCTCACCTGCATGAGCGTTGACAACTACCTGTCCATCACTCTGCTCCCCGGTGCCCTCAGCAGCAGTAGGAGAAAGATGCTGCAGCAGCTGATCTGTGCTCTGGTCTGGCTGCTGGCGTTGGTGGCGTCCATCCCTGACACCTACTTCCTGCAGGCTGTAAGGTCTCCTTACCGTGACGGCACCGTGTGTCGACCCGTGTACCCGTCAGAAAACCCCAGGGACTGGATAGTGGGAGTCCAGCTCAGCTTCTTCGTGCTTGGCTTTGCCATCCCCTTTCCAATCATCGCCATCTTCTACCTTCTCCTGGCAGCATCCATTGCTCCCAACCCGGACCAGGAGTACAGGATCGGCCGGCGGATTGTCCTGTCCTATGTCCTGGTGTTCCTGGTTTGCTGGCTGCCGTTCCACGCTGTCCTGCTGTTGGACACTCTGACTCTGCTGAACGTCCTGCCCTTCACCTGCCGGCTGGAGAGCTTCCTGGATGTGGCGCTGCACCTGACGCAGTGCTTCTCTTTGGTGCACTGCTGCGTGAACCCCATCCTGTACAACTTCTTGCACCGAAACTACAGTTATGACCTTATGAAGGCCTTCATCTTCCAGTACTCAGCCAGAACTGGGCTGGCTAGGCTCATCGACAGCTCACAGACCTCAGAGACTGAGAACTCTGTAGTAATGCTGGACCACAATGATCCGATCTGA